In a genomic window of Wyeomyia smithii strain HCP4-BCI-WySm-NY-G18 chromosome 1, ASM2978416v1, whole genome shotgun sequence:
- the LOC129732273 gene encoding alpha/beta hydrolase domain-containing protein 17B-like isoform X2: protein MLQIDDGKQKAAKTIALNKELAYCSVNNSSKQIINRCNNEWAEINLFYSSFGELCCLFCCPPFPGRIAAKLAFLPPDPTYNLTAIDESKAKYLLSFNERAEWPYSEREKENVEGFFTRTSRGNKLSCIYVRCAPNAKYTLLFSHGNAVDLGQMSSFYLGLGLRINCNIFSYDYSGYGQSNGKPSEKNLYADIDAAWHSLRTRFGVSPENIILYGQSIGTVPTVDLAARYDVGAVILHSPLMSGMRVAFPNTKRTWFFDVFPSIDKVSKISSPVLVIHGTEDEVIDFSHGLSIYEKCPKAVEPLWVEGAGHNDVELYNQYLDRLKKFIAVELNN, encoded by the exons ATGTTGCAAATCGATGATGGAAAGCAGAAAGCAGCGAAAACTATTGCTTTGAATAA GGAGCTTGCATATTGTTCTGTAAATAACAGCTCTAAACAGATTATCAACAGGTGCAATAATGAATGGGCTGAG ataaatttattttattctagcTTCGGAGAGTTATGTTGTCTGTTTTGCTGTCCTCCGTTTCCCGGTCGGATTGCTGCCAAGCTTGCGTTTTTGCCTCCAGATCCAACATATAATCTAACAGCGATTGACGAGAGCAAAGCGAAATACTTGCTTAGTTTCAATGAACGCGCTGAATGGCCCTACTCAGAACGAGAAAAAGAGAATGTGGAAGGATTCTTCACGCGAACTTCGCGTGGTAACAAACTTTCGTGTATCTACGTTCGGTGCGCCCCGAATGCAAAATACACATTGCTATTTTCACACGGCAATGCCGTGGACTTAGGACAAATGAGTAGTTTTTATCTTGGCCTCGGATTAAGGATCAACTGCAATATTTTCAGTTATGATTATTCCGGATACGGCCAAAGTAATGGGAAGCCTTCGGAAAAAAACCTATATGCCGACATTGATGCTGCGTGGCATTCGCTTAGAACACGATTCGGTGTCAGTccagaaaatataattttatatGGGCAGAGTATTGGAACGGTACCTACTGTTGATCTGGCTGCCCGTTACGATGTCGGTGCAGTGATACTGCATTCACCGCTTATGTCTGGAATGCGAGTTGCATTCCCCAACACAAAACGTACATGGTTTTTCGACGTGTTTCCTAG CATTGACAAGGTGTCTAAAATCAGTTCTCCAGTTTTGGTAATTCATGGAACCGAGGACGAAGTGATAGACTTTTCTCACGGATTAAGCATTTACGAGAAGTGTCCTAAAGCTGTCGAACCTCTCTGGGTAGAG GGCGCTGGACATAATGATGTCGAGTTGTACAACCAGTATTTGGATCGCTTAAAGAAGTTTATTGCCGTTGAGCTGAATAACTGA
- the LOC129732273 gene encoding alpha/beta hydrolase domain-containing protein 17B-like isoform X1 — protein sequence MLQIDDGKQKAAKTIALNKELAYCSVNNSSKQIINRCNNEWAEINLFYSSFGELCCLFCCPPFPGRIAAKLAFLPPDPTYNLTAIDESKAKYLLSFNERAEWPYSEREKENVEGFFTRTSRGNKLSCIYVRCAPNAKYTLLFSHGNAVDLGQMSSFYLGLGLRINCNIFSYDYSGYGQSNGKPSEKNLYADIDAAWHSLRTRFGVSPENIILYGQSIGTVPTVDLAARYDVGAVILHSPLMSGMRVAFPNTKRTWFFDVFPSIDKVSKISSPVLVIHGTEDEVIDFSHGLSIYEKCPKAVEPLWVELSENIKVFKTLVWRRLISNCSNFVMFSASLMISCVYLFIQAHNLMKTFLYQFPMGKSFVYSDFCIPYLNSV from the exons ATGTTGCAAATCGATGATGGAAAGCAGAAAGCAGCGAAAACTATTGCTTTGAATAA GGAGCTTGCATATTGTTCTGTAAATAACAGCTCTAAACAGATTATCAACAGGTGCAATAATGAATGGGCTGAG ataaatttattttattctagcTTCGGAGAGTTATGTTGTCTGTTTTGCTGTCCTCCGTTTCCCGGTCGGATTGCTGCCAAGCTTGCGTTTTTGCCTCCAGATCCAACATATAATCTAACAGCGATTGACGAGAGCAAAGCGAAATACTTGCTTAGTTTCAATGAACGCGCTGAATGGCCCTACTCAGAACGAGAAAAAGAGAATGTGGAAGGATTCTTCACGCGAACTTCGCGTGGTAACAAACTTTCGTGTATCTACGTTCGGTGCGCCCCGAATGCAAAATACACATTGCTATTTTCACACGGCAATGCCGTGGACTTAGGACAAATGAGTAGTTTTTATCTTGGCCTCGGATTAAGGATCAACTGCAATATTTTCAGTTATGATTATTCCGGATACGGCCAAAGTAATGGGAAGCCTTCGGAAAAAAACCTATATGCCGACATTGATGCTGCGTGGCATTCGCTTAGAACACGATTCGGTGTCAGTccagaaaatataattttatatGGGCAGAGTATTGGAACGGTACCTACTGTTGATCTGGCTGCCCGTTACGATGTCGGTGCAGTGATACTGCATTCACCGCTTATGTCTGGAATGCGAGTTGCATTCCCCAACACAAAACGTACATGGTTTTTCGACGTGTTTCCTAG CATTGACAAGGTGTCTAAAATCAGTTCTCCAGTTTTGGTAATTCATGGAACCGAGGACGAAGTGATAGACTTTTCTCACGGATTAAGCATTTACGAGAAGTGTCCTAAAGCTGTCGAACCTCTCTGGGTAGAG CTTTCTGAGAATATCAAAGTGTTTAAAACACTTGTATGGCGAAGGCTCATATCCAACTGTTCCAACTTCGTGATGTTTTCTGCATCTCTCATGATAAGTTGCGTTTATCTTTTCATACAAGCACACAATCTGATGAAAACTTTTTTATACCAGTTTCCCATGGGTAAAtctttcgtgtattcagatttttgTATTCCATACCTCAATAGCGTATGA
- the LOC129732273 gene encoding alpha/beta hydrolase domain-containing protein 17B-like isoform X4, whose product MNGLSFGELCCLFCCPPFPGRIAAKLAFLPPDPTYNLTAIDESKAKYLLSFNERAEWPYSEREKENVEGFFTRTSRGNKLSCIYVRCAPNAKYTLLFSHGNAVDLGQMSSFYLGLGLRINCNIFSYDYSGYGQSNGKPSEKNLYADIDAAWHSLRTRFGVSPENIILYGQSIGTVPTVDLAARYDVGAVILHSPLMSGMRVAFPNTKRTWFFDVFPSIDKVSKISSPVLVIHGTEDEVIDFSHGLSIYEKCPKAVEPLWVEGAGHNDVELYNQYLDRLKKFIAVELNN is encoded by the exons ATGAATGGGCTGAG cTTCGGAGAGTTATGTTGTCTGTTTTGCTGTCCTCCGTTTCCCGGTCGGATTGCTGCCAAGCTTGCGTTTTTGCCTCCAGATCCAACATATAATCTAACAGCGATTGACGAGAGCAAAGCGAAATACTTGCTTAGTTTCAATGAACGCGCTGAATGGCCCTACTCAGAACGAGAAAAAGAGAATGTGGAAGGATTCTTCACGCGAACTTCGCGTGGTAACAAACTTTCGTGTATCTACGTTCGGTGCGCCCCGAATGCAAAATACACATTGCTATTTTCACACGGCAATGCCGTGGACTTAGGACAAATGAGTAGTTTTTATCTTGGCCTCGGATTAAGGATCAACTGCAATATTTTCAGTTATGATTATTCCGGATACGGCCAAAGTAATGGGAAGCCTTCGGAAAAAAACCTATATGCCGACATTGATGCTGCGTGGCATTCGCTTAGAACACGATTCGGTGTCAGTccagaaaatataattttatatGGGCAGAGTATTGGAACGGTACCTACTGTTGATCTGGCTGCCCGTTACGATGTCGGTGCAGTGATACTGCATTCACCGCTTATGTCTGGAATGCGAGTTGCATTCCCCAACACAAAACGTACATGGTTTTTCGACGTGTTTCCTAG CATTGACAAGGTGTCTAAAATCAGTTCTCCAGTTTTGGTAATTCATGGAACCGAGGACGAAGTGATAGACTTTTCTCACGGATTAAGCATTTACGAGAAGTGTCCTAAAGCTGTCGAACCTCTCTGGGTAGAG GGCGCTGGACATAATGATGTCGAGTTGTACAACCAGTATTTGGATCGCTTAAAGAAGTTTATTGCCGTTGAGCTGAATAACTGA
- the LOC129732273 gene encoding alpha/beta hydrolase domain-containing protein 17B-like isoform X3 — translation MNGLSFGELCCLFCCPPFPGRIAAKLAFLPPDPTYNLTAIDESKAKYLLSFNERAEWPYSEREKENVEGFFTRTSRGNKLSCIYVRCAPNAKYTLLFSHGNAVDLGQMSSFYLGLGLRINCNIFSYDYSGYGQSNGKPSEKNLYADIDAAWHSLRTRFGVSPENIILYGQSIGTVPTVDLAARYDVGAVILHSPLMSGMRVAFPNTKRTWFFDVFPSIDKVSKISSPVLVIHGTEDEVIDFSHGLSIYEKCPKAVEPLWVELSENIKVFKTLVWRRLISNCSNFVMFSASLMISCVYLFIQAHNLMKTFLYQFPMGKSFVYSDFCIPYLNSV, via the exons ATGAATGGGCTGAG cTTCGGAGAGTTATGTTGTCTGTTTTGCTGTCCTCCGTTTCCCGGTCGGATTGCTGCCAAGCTTGCGTTTTTGCCTCCAGATCCAACATATAATCTAACAGCGATTGACGAGAGCAAAGCGAAATACTTGCTTAGTTTCAATGAACGCGCTGAATGGCCCTACTCAGAACGAGAAAAAGAGAATGTGGAAGGATTCTTCACGCGAACTTCGCGTGGTAACAAACTTTCGTGTATCTACGTTCGGTGCGCCCCGAATGCAAAATACACATTGCTATTTTCACACGGCAATGCCGTGGACTTAGGACAAATGAGTAGTTTTTATCTTGGCCTCGGATTAAGGATCAACTGCAATATTTTCAGTTATGATTATTCCGGATACGGCCAAAGTAATGGGAAGCCTTCGGAAAAAAACCTATATGCCGACATTGATGCTGCGTGGCATTCGCTTAGAACACGATTCGGTGTCAGTccagaaaatataattttatatGGGCAGAGTATTGGAACGGTACCTACTGTTGATCTGGCTGCCCGTTACGATGTCGGTGCAGTGATACTGCATTCACCGCTTATGTCTGGAATGCGAGTTGCATTCCCCAACACAAAACGTACATGGTTTTTCGACGTGTTTCCTAG CATTGACAAGGTGTCTAAAATCAGTTCTCCAGTTTTGGTAATTCATGGAACCGAGGACGAAGTGATAGACTTTTCTCACGGATTAAGCATTTACGAGAAGTGTCCTAAAGCTGTCGAACCTCTCTGGGTAGAG CTTTCTGAGAATATCAAAGTGTTTAAAACACTTGTATGGCGAAGGCTCATATCCAACTGTTCCAACTTCGTGATGTTTTCTGCATCTCTCATGATAAGTTGCGTTTATCTTTTCATACAAGCACACAATCTGATGAAAACTTTTTTATACCAGTTTCCCATGGGTAAAtctttcgtgtattcagatttttgTATTCCATACCTCAATAGCGTATGA
- the LOC129732268 gene encoding uncharacterized protein LOC129732268 — MLSNRTKEECTCASYSPNPIDGRKCKKCNLNPTALSEAQQSQKKYNSSKYKDASTSPKSNSPLRVPLEPIQSPRSPKSPKSPRAEASTDTKFDFPNSSPKTENHYKRLSTLSINGSGKKSPLKHPPSSPKLSPNKLAPLARNDRVLEKSNSLGEGKPQKQLRTTRSLSPRPPVKHQHSIMVSDENDIISVKLSPNEEFVESEENSNKVYGEGETLSAETKTHSETTSPNQPEYVCLKLDDGSLNSANNRSTSCLVYVPADPWTRMASSSSSVLKELETKRIENKCFSKPNLDYLEDSDPWVWRSNITLNERYTKKQASLPHQTKSLSSAHSRDELDSKQKTRLCQQRLHSKFEKNLTIPGIDLHFDARKKITRPKLQRSKSPAFYEDFFQPEKDKSLSKTSKSVSSSKLENNTSNSNINGAKCSCCEVNSFSRLNSNSANCQSQCEHIYKSTTSITSPTNKMQSSPKWTIPQTPKLKQQPELVKATLTVLNLNLLQPRHSFSTVPSSSSSKEDELQLNIRRLSEQMNKYNGTNSFLSHTQAPNFMNDTIPLERKKTSGSGGLMTTSASIGSVTDSQKRASSHSKIDEPILETRC, encoded by the coding sequence ATGCTTTCGAACAGAACTAAAGAAGAATGTACCTGTGCTTCGTACAGCCCTAACCCAATTGATGGGCGAAAATGTAAAAAGTGCAACCTTAACCCAACAGCATTAAGTGAGGCCCAGCAATCACAGAAGAAATATAATTCATCGAAGTATAAAGATGCTTCAACTTCGCCAAAGTCGAACAGCCCATTACGGGTCCCATTGGAACCCATTCAAAGCCCGCGAAGTCCGAAAAGTCCCAAAAGTCCACGTGCGGAGGCATCTACAGATACTAAATTCGATTTTCCTAATTCCTCACCAAAAACAGAAAACCATTACAAAAGATTATCAACGTTGAGCATAAATGGATCCGGAAAAAAAAGCCCACTTAAACACCCGCCCTCCTCGCCTAAATTAAGTCCCAATAAACTTGCACCGTTAGCCAGAAATGATCGGGTACTGGAAAAAAGCAATTCTCTCGGAGAAGGTAAGCCGCAGAAGCAACTTCGCACCACAAGGAGTCTATCTCCTAGACCACCAGTAAAACACCAACACTCTATTATGGTCTCAGATGAAAATGATATTATTTCCGTTAAACTGTCACCAAACGAAGAGTTTGTTGAAAGTGAAGAAAATTCAAATAAAGTGTATGGAGAAGGGGAAACACTGTCAGCTGAAACGAAGACACATAGTGAAACAACGTCGCCAAACCAACCCGAATATGTATGTTTAAAATTGGACGACGGAAGCTTGAATAGTGCCAACAACAGGAGTACCAGCTGCTTGGTATATGTTCCAGCAGATCCGTGGACGCGAATGGCCAGTAGCAGTTCTTCTGTTTTAAAGGAATTAGAAACTAAAAGAATAGAGAACAAGTGTTTTAGCAAGCCTAATTTAGACTACCTAGAAGATTCCGATCCTTGGGTATGGCGGTCAAATATCACTTTGAACGAGCGCTACACAAAAAAGCAAGCATCTCTTCCACATCAAACTAAATCTTTGAGTAGTGCACACAGTCGAGATGAGTTagattcaaaacaaaaaacccGGTTATGCCAACAGAGGTTACACtcaaaatttgagaaaaatCTTACTATACCTGGCATAGATTTACACTTTGATGCAAGAAAGAAAATTACTCGTCCCAAGTTGCAACGTTCAAAATCGCCCGCGTTTTATGAAGACTTTTTCCAACCGGAAAAGGATAAAAGTCTAAGTAAAACTAGCAAATCTGTGTCATCATCAAAACTAGAAAATAACACCAGTAACTCGAACATCAATGGTGCCAAATGTAGCTGTTGTGAGGTGAATTCATTTAGTCGCCTTAATAGCAACAGCGCCAACTGTCAGTCACAGTGTGAACACATATACAAATCCACAACGAGCATTACCTCCCCTACGAATAAAATGCAATCTTCCCCTAAGTGGACCATTCCTCAGACTCCTAAGTTAAAGCAGCAACCAGAATTAGTCAAAGCAACTTTAACAGTACTTAATCTAAACCTGTTGCAACCACGTCACAGCTTTTCCACGGtaccgtcatcatcatcatcaaaagAAGACGAACTACAATTGAATATCAGGCGATTGAGTGAGCAGATGAACAAATATAACGGAACCAACAGTTTTCTATCCCATACTCAAGCTCCAAATTTCATGAACGATACAATACCGttagaacgaaaaaaaacaagTGGCAGTGGTGGGCTGATGACCACATCTGCTAGCATTGGCTCGGTCACAGATTCGCAGAAACGCGCTTCATCGCATTCGAAAATAGACGAGCCAATACTGGAAACACGCTGCTGA